GGTAAGGACTAACACCGCCCAACTGCCAAAAGATGGGTTCACAATTCCCCAAGGCCCAGAGACAGCACTTGACCTCACAACGCCTGACGTTGGCGAAGGCCTCACACCCATAGATGTCGATCGGAATTTTGTAAAACCGACACCGACCATTGAACCCGAAACAACGGTACAAGGCTTTAAGATAGAACGTGAAACAACAACACTGATTGATAAACTTGACACACCTGAGCCCGACGCAGCACTTGGCGTAGGTAACATTAACTTCAGTTCCGAACCAGGCGTTACTAACCCTGCGTTCAAGATCAGAGTAGAGCCGAAGTATCCGGAAAATGCCAAGAAAGCAGGTAAGGTAGGCGACGTTATTTTGCAAGCAACCATCGATGAAAATGGCATCCCAAAAGACATTGAAGCATTGACAAAACTCGGATTCGGGCTCGAAGAAGCGGCAATCGCTGCGTTCAAAAAATCTTCTTTCCGTCCAGCAATGAAGGGTGAAACACCTATTAGTAAGCAAGTTCAAATAACCTACGAGTTTACACTTGACGACTAAGCATACTGCTTGTTATTCTGCGCTTCTTACTTAAAGGAAACAAAATGAATGAGTCGCAGAACTTCTGATATGCTCAGTCAAATGCGGCAGTGTCGTGCTGAACGTAAGAAACCGAAGAAGTTCACCCGATTTTTAGCAACCCTTTAGCTGCGAAGTTTCGCACTAAACTGACAACCGATTGGCGAGCGGTATAGGCAATCTGTGTCTGTTCAAACGTCAATTGTGCAATTTCCGCCTCTACAGCCTCCGCTTGGGAGGCTGACATATTTTCAAGGAACCGATCGTGTATTACTGGTGGGGCATTGTGTAGGGCAAGAGCCAAGGTCGGTTTGTCTAATACCTGCAGGATAGTTTTGATCGCTTCATTCTCCAAATTACTTAAATCTTCAAAGGTAAACAACTTCTCAGAGACGCTCTCCACCACCTCCGGTTGTCTCTCTGCCAATCTTTCCAACAACCGATTCTGCCCTGCGATATCCATATAGGACAGTAGTTTAGCAAGATTTGCTGCGCCGTCACCCAAGAAGGTCGTTTTCTGGAGTGCCTCCTTAATCTTGGCAATCTGTTCGTCCCAGATTTGTGTCGCGCGTTCGGCATCAACGATCTCTGTTGTCGTCACCTTCTCAGCGATGCGGACCTGTTTATCAAACGGTAACATCGCGAAAACTTTTCCAACATGCACGGCGAGGGCGTTTTCGATAGATTCACTTTTCAGCTGCGTGCACATCACAAAAAACAGCGCAGCGTCGTCATCGTCTACGTTCTGGAACGCTGCTAAAATGACTTGTGGGTGTGTTTCGTCAAGCAAAGCCTTCAACGCTTGCAGTGCAGCATCATCCAAAAATGGCGGATTTGTCGTCTGTGCGTCTGTATTAGGAACCGACACCTTGCACCCCTTTTTCGCCTGCGACCACCTCACCAATACGATAGGTAGATTCCCCAGATGCGTTCAGGGACTTTAAAGCGTCATCAACAGCATCAGGGGCAAGCACGACTACCATCCCAATCCCCATGTTGAAGACCCTATACATCTCTACCTCTTCAACATTCCCTTTTTCCTGTAAAAACGGAAAAATCGGCGGAATCTCCCATGTCCCCTTCTGAATGTCAGCGACACATCCGTCCGGCAGAATCCGTAGCACATTCCCGGGCAATCCACCGCCAGTGATATGGGCAATCCCTTTAATCTCGCAGACCTTGCGAAGTTCCAGAATAGATCTCACATAACTTTTGTGGGACACCAGCAGGGCTTCCCCAACTGTAGCAGAAAGGTCAGGGATGTAGGTATCAACATCGTAGCCACACCTATCAAATAGAATACGGCGGACCAGGGAGAAGCCGTTGGTATGTAAACCTGCCGAGCCTAACCCGATGAGTTGATCGCCAGGGGCGATCTTTTCACCCGTAATCACGTCCGCTTTCTCAACCGCGCCGACAATCGTCCCGACCAAATCGTATTCACCGAGCGTGTAAATATCTGAAAGCTCTGCGATTTCACCGCCGATTAAGGCGCAACCAATCTCTCGACATCCTGCTGCGAGACCTGTCACAATACCTTCAATCGCTGCTGGTTCTACCTTGCTGATGCCAATGTAATCCAAAAAGAAAAGCGGTTCCGCTCCCTGTACAACAATATCGTTACCACAATGTGCGACAATATCAAAACCAACAGTGTCGTGTCGTCCTACTTTAAACGCGACCTTTAACTTTGTGCCAACACTATCCGTACTGGAAACAAGCACCGGCTCTTGATACGATTTGAGCGCAAAAAGCCCCCCGAAACTCCCAACATCGCTGAGTACCTCAGGACGGTAGGTGGTCTGGACGAGAGGTTTAAGCCGAGATATTGCCTCGGACTCTGCTTCAAACGAGACCCCGGCATTAGCGTACGTCAACTGCTTTTTATCTGCCATCTGATTTCTCTTGTTCCTTCAATAATTGTCTGCGAAGCGGAGAAACGCTTTTCCTCGGTCTTAACAAACTAATGACTAACACAACACCGCTAATACCTAAAGCAACGAGAACACCGATCTCCTGCGCTTTTTCAGGTTTTATATTCGGCTGCAACTTCTCAAGCAGTACAGGAAGCACCCAACTCAAAACCATTCCGAGAATCGCACAAATCAGCAGAGAAATAAGCGTATTGCGTCCTTGCGGTGTACCTATCGGATTCGGTCTTTTCTGATTCCCACTCTTTTTGTTCTGCCTAAAAATCAGCATAAAAATTTTCCTCGTAGGTGCTAAGACTATCATTAAAACATTCAGTGAATCTACATAATCAACGGCAGTTGTTCTGAAGATTCTTCCACAAGTGGGATGGGATATTCTCCATCAAAACAGGTGGTGCAAAAATCCTGAGATGCCTTCACCGAATTGAGCAACCCTTCAATGCTTAGATAACCGAGGCTGTCGGCGCGGATATACTTTCGTATCTCATCAATCGTGTGCGAACTCGCAATTAATTCACCACGGGTCGGTGTGTCTACCCCGTAGAAGCACGGGAATTTATTTGGAGGCGAGGCAATTCGGAGGTGGACAGCTGTCGCACCGCCCTGCCGAACGATTTTAATAAGTTTCCTGCTATTTGTCCCACGCATAATCGAATCGTCTACGAGCACAACCCGTTTTCCGCGCAACACATCGCGTATCGGGTTCAACTTCACTTTTACCATCAGTTCTCGGATATCCTGCGTCGGGTTCATGAAAGAGCGACCAACGAAAGGGTTCCGCGACAATCCTAAATCGAAGGGAATGCCAGATTCCTCAGCGTATCCGAGCGCAGCAATCGTCGCGGAATCAGGCACCGGGATCACAACATCCGCTTTGACCGGGTGTTCGCGCGCCAGTTGCCTGCCGAACTCTCGGCGCGGGTTGTTCACACTGTGCCCGAACATTATGCTATCCGGACGTGCCAGATAGATATATTCAAAGATACACTGCGATAACTCCGACTGTCTCTTATGAAAGCGCAACGACTCTAAACCGAGATGGGCAGAGCGTATAAATACCAATTCTCCCGGTTCTACCTCGCGTATCGGTTCTGCTTCAATGACATCAAAGGCACACGTCTCGGAAGCTAACACATACGCATCACCAAGCTTACCGAGCCACAGCGGACGGAACCCGTGCGCATCGCGAGCCCCCATCAGCGTGCTATTATCCATGCATACGAACGAGTATGCTCCCTCAACACTTCGTAGCGCATCAACGATCCTATGCTCTAAAGCCTGCTTTCGCGAATGTGCTATCAAGTGGAAAATGACTTCTGTGTCCAAACTTGTGCTGAAGATCGAACCAGCATTCTCCAAATGATTCCGAATGTGTACAGCATTGACAAGATTGCCGTTGTGCCCAAGCGCAAGCGGTCCCTGTTTGTAATTTCGGACCAGAGGTTGTGCATTCTCAAGCGTGCTTGCCCCCGCCGTCGAATAGCGGTTGTGCCCAATAGCGATATGACCCTCCAGGTTCGCTAAAGTCTCAGCAGTAAACACAGAGTGAACCAGACCCATGCCGTGGTGATACGTAAATTTCTCGCCATTTGATGCGACAATGCCGCTGCTCTCTTGCCCTCGATGCTGAAGGGCACGTAACCCCAGATAGGTCAACTCTACGGCTCTCGGATGGCCGAAAACACCGAAGACACCGCACTCGTCCTTCGGCTTATCATCATACTGCATTTTGATGGTTAAACCCTCCAGCATGCGCTCTTAAATTTTCGCAATTCTTCATTGAAGGAAGCCTTTCGCAAATTTACGCTTGCTCTGCGCTCGCCTCAGTCCTTTCCACGTCTGCTAATCTATACCATAAGCGCAACATCGCGCTCCGATACGGACAGCTCTAACCTATACCCCACTATCGCACCGATAGGGACAGCAAGGATATACCAAATTTCGACCGGTAAACCTACGGACACCCACCCGCGCATCGGTAACGAAATGATATACGCGAGCGTCTTAAGCACAGGGATTAGCAACGCCAAGATCAAGTTTGGCTTGCCAAATATCTCCCACGGCACGTTAAGAAGGGCAAGCAAGCCAACAACAGCAGGTGGACCCAAAAACGCACCTGAGCAAAGCGATTTCAGCGGAATATCAACACCGAACTTTTGACTCACAAAGCGCATCCCTACGCCCGCTCCTATAATTACGACACCATACGTGATAACCAGTGAGATGAGGAGAAATAAACCTACCCAGAAACCGTGATTGATTCGATCTCCAAGTAGCACCTGCCAAATAAAACTCTCAAAGACAAACAGGCAAACCCAACCGCCTACCAGTCCAATGATACCCCCAGTAGCAATCTGCCCAAGGGTCAACGTAACACTATTCGTTTTCATATCTTCCGCCCAATTCTCTCTTAAATGTATTAATTCTATTGTATCACGTTGCAACATTATTGTCAAAATTATCTTTTTTCAGAATTGGTTTGACACAATTTAGATTTTGCATTAAACTGTTGCCACAAAATGCAGTTCTTATGTTCAATTACGCAGCGTGAGCGGCGGCTTTAGTGCCGTTTCTAAAGGAGGCTCTCATGTCGAAAATCCTTGTACTGTCAGGTGAAAACCACCGTTTTAATGCAAGTGCCAGCGTCATCCACGATTTTCTTTCCGAAGATGCTGACATCTCAGCAACGTTAGCCGATGATAAAGGGATCTTAGCATCATCCGAGTTACAGACCTATGATGCGTGTGTCTTTGGCACCGGCTTCACGCGCACAGAACGCCAAGAAGACGGATCTGTCGCACGTGTGTCCGATTTAACC
The DNA window shown above is from Candidatus Poribacteria bacterium and carries:
- a CDS encoding TonB family protein: MSSRTSGMLSQMRERRVERKKPKRFVALKKVSLDPSQQSDISNAQANLPKHPITQKHIKQSSTAFSVAIAFHVLIAIFIGTYVIVDQIEQESETFDVSIVSEESKAKRRFIRREAPKFNEARQTQQKVVIKQPVRTNTAQLPKDGFTIPQGPETALDLTTPDVGEGLTPIDVDRNFVKPTPTIEPETTVQGFKIERETTTLIDKLDTPEPDAALGVGNINFSSEPGVTNPAFKIRVEPKYPENAKKAGKVGDVILQATIDENGIPKDIEALTKLGFGLEEAAIAAFKKSSFRPAMKGETPISKQVQITYEFTLDD
- the purF gene encoding amidophosphoribosyltransferase, whose protein sequence is MQYDDKPKDECGVFGVFGHPRAVELTYLGLRALQHRGQESSGIVASNGEKFTYHHGMGLVHSVFTAETLANLEGHIAIGHNRYSTAGASTLENAQPLVRNYKQGPLALGHNGNLVNAVHIRNHLENAGSIFSTSLDTEVIFHLIAHSRKQALEHRIVDALRSVEGAYSFVCMDNSTLMGARDAHGFRPLWLGKLGDAYVLASETCAFDVIEAEPIREVEPGELVFIRSAHLGLESLRFHKRQSELSQCIFEYIYLARPDSIMFGHSVNNPRREFGRQLAREHPVKADVVIPVPDSATIAALGYAEESGIPFDLGLSRNPFVGRSFMNPTQDIRELMVKVKLNPIRDVLRGKRVVLVDDSIMRGTNSRKLIKIVRQGGATAVHLRIASPPNKFPCFYGVDTPTRGELIASSHTIDEIRKYIRADSLGYLSIEGLLNSVKASQDFCTTCFDGEYPIPLVEESSEQLPLIM
- the purM gene encoding phosphoribosylformylglycinamidine cyclo-ligase, translated to MADKKQLTYANAGVSFEAESEAISRLKPLVQTTYRPEVLSDVGSFGGLFALKSYQEPVLVSSTDSVGTKLKVAFKVGRHDTVGFDIVAHCGNDIVVQGAEPLFFLDYIGISKVEPAAIEGIVTGLAAGCREIGCALIGGEIAELSDIYTLGEYDLVGTIVGAVEKADVITGEKIAPGDQLIGLGSAGLHTNGFSLVRRILFDRCGYDVDTYIPDLSATVGEALLVSHKSYVRSILELRKVCEIKGIAHITGGGLPGNVLRILPDGCVADIQKGTWEIPPIFPFLQEKGNVEEVEMYRVFNMGIGMVVVLAPDAVDDALKSLNASGESTYRIGEVVAGEKGVQGVGS